The proteins below come from a single Halothiobacillus neapolitanus c2 genomic window:
- a CDS encoding glutamine--tRNA ligase/YqeY domain fusion protein yields the protein MTDNAPSSHFIRARIDEDCAKQTYGTKVATRFPPEPNGFLHFGHAKSIFLNFGLADDYRVQCPQSACNLRFDDTNPIKEEAEYVDAIREDVAWLGFDPASRVFYASDYFERLYRCAELLIQAGLAYVDSQNAEQLRSTRGTLTEAGQNSPFRDRSTEENIQLFRAMRAGEFADGTHILRAKIDMASPNMNMRDPAIYRIRHAHHHRTGDAWCIYPMYDFAHCVSDAIEGITHSLCTLEFTDHRPLYDWFLARLAELGEFTPPLPQQIEFSRLNLTYVVLSKRKLIQLVTGGHVDGWDDPRLPTLKGARRRGFTPAGFKLFAERIGVSKSDSLIDYSVLEDCMREDLNEHAERRVAVLDPVKLVLTNYPEGQTEICHAPNHPQHPEWGKRDISLSRELWIEREDFMIDPPKKFFRLKPDGEVRLRYGYIIKCTGYDADENGHVTCVYAEYDPDTKSGTPGSETRKVKGNIHWLSCHDAVEAEVRIYDRLFSVAAPGARRPDDPEDMERDFLDDINPDAKRIQIGMIEPSLATCAPESRFQWERNGYFVADQHDHNPTKPVFNRTVTLRDSWTAK from the coding sequence ATGACCGATAATGCACCATCCAGCCATTTCATCCGCGCCCGCATCGATGAAGACTGTGCCAAACAAACCTACGGGACCAAGGTGGCAACCCGTTTCCCGCCGGAACCCAACGGCTTTCTGCATTTTGGTCACGCCAAGAGTATTTTTTTAAACTTCGGCCTTGCTGATGATTATCGAGTTCAGTGTCCACAAAGCGCTTGTAATCTGCGTTTTGATGATACCAATCCGATTAAAGAAGAAGCCGAATACGTCGATGCGATTCGCGAAGATGTCGCTTGGCTGGGGTTTGATCCGGCGTCGCGCGTGTTTTATGCCTCGGATTACTTTGAGCGTTTGTACCGGTGTGCCGAGTTGTTGATCCAAGCAGGGCTCGCGTATGTGGATTCACAAAATGCCGAGCAACTGCGCAGCACGCGCGGCACATTGACCGAGGCGGGACAAAACAGTCCGTTCCGTGATCGCAGTACCGAAGAAAATATCCAGCTTTTTCGTGCCATGCGGGCGGGTGAATTTGCCGATGGCACGCATATTCTTCGCGCCAAAATCGATATGGCTTCGCCCAACATGAACATGCGCGACCCGGCCATTTATCGCATCCGCCATGCGCATCATCATCGTACTGGCGATGCCTGGTGTATCTACCCGATGTACGATTTTGCCCATTGCGTATCGGATGCAATCGAAGGCATTACGCATTCACTGTGCACCTTGGAATTCACCGATCACCGGCCGCTTTATGACTGGTTTTTGGCGCGCCTGGCCGAACTGGGTGAATTCACCCCGCCCCTGCCGCAGCAGATCGAGTTCTCACGTTTGAATCTCACGTATGTGGTGCTCTCCAAGCGCAAGCTCATCCAGTTAGTAACCGGCGGGCATGTGGATGGCTGGGATGACCCTCGCCTGCCGACCCTCAAAGGCGCGCGTCGGCGGGGGTTTACACCGGCTGGCTTCAAACTGTTTGCCGAACGTATCGGGGTATCCAAATCAGATAGCCTGATCGACTACAGCGTGCTGGAAGACTGTATGCGCGAGGATCTCAATGAGCACGCCGAACGCCGTGTGGCCGTACTCGATCCGGTCAAGCTGGTGCTGACCAATTACCCGGAAGGACAAACGGAAATCTGCCACGCACCGAACCATCCGCAGCATCCTGAGTGGGGCAAACGCGACATCAGCCTGTCACGTGAGCTATGGATCGAGCGGGAAGATTTCATGATTGACCCGCCGAAAAAGTTTTTCCGCCTGAAGCCCGATGGTGAAGTGCGTTTACGGTACGGCTACATCATCAAATGTACCGGTTATGATGCCGACGAGAACGGTCACGTCACCTGCGTTTATGCCGAATACGACCCCGATACCAAATCGGGCACGCCCGGATCGGAAACGCGCAAGGTCAAAGGCAATATCCATTGGTTATCCTGCCATGACGCCGTAGAAGCCGAAGTGCGTATCTACGACCGCTTGTTCAGCGTAGCCGCGCCCGGTGCCCGGCGCCCGGATGACCCCGAAGACATGGAACGGGATTTCCTCGATGACATCAATCCGGACGCCAAACGGATTCAAATCGGCATGATCGAACCATCACTGGCCACCTGCGCGCCAGAATCGCGTTTCCAATGGGAACGCAATGGCTATTTTGTGGCCGACCAACACGATCACAACCCAACCAAGCCGGTGTTTAACCGTACCGTGACCCTGCGGGATTCTTGGACGGCCAAATAA